ATGCTATTTATCCCATTTCTCGGCGAGGGTGGGACCCACGTAATCAAGATGGAAGGCGGTGAGGTCTCGCAATGTGACGACGCTGTCCTCCTCCCCCTCCGTCCACAGCTTCCCGGCCACTCGGATCACCCCGCCGAACATCGCGACCACCAGCCGCGGCCGCGGATCGGCGTCGATGTCCAGCCCCTCGCGGCGGGCGATCTCGCGCGCCAGCCGCTCCTCCATCTCCGCGGTGCGGCGCAGATGGACCGCGAGCAGGCTCGGCGTGGACTCGATCACCCGGTACATCCGCATATGGAGCTCGGGTGGCACCAGTTGCTCGATGGCCTCCCCGATGGTCCCCCAGGCGTCGAGGATCGCGCCGCGCAGCGCGGCCAGCGGCGCCTCGCCCGCGGGACGCCCGCACAGGGCGGCGAAGAAGTGGCACTCGGCCGACTCCTGGCTCGCGAAGGCGACCTCCTCCTTGTTGGCGAAGTACCGGAAGAAGGTGCGCTGGGAGACCTCGACCGCCTCGGCGATCTCGTCGACCGTCGTCCGCTCGTATCCCTGACAGGTGAACAACTCCAGCGCGGAGCGCACCAGGGCGCTTCGCGTCCGCCGCTTCTT
This genomic interval from Streptomyces asiaticus contains the following:
- a CDS encoding TetR family transcriptional regulator, with translation MTTDESVAGTTTPPPAGLRERKKRRTRSALVRSALELFTCQGYERTTVDEIAEAVEVSQRTFFRYFANKEEVAFASQESAECHFFAALCGRPAGEAPLAALRGAILDAWGTIGEAIEQLVPPELHMRMYRVIESTPSLLAVHLRRTAEMEERLAREIARREGLDIDADPRPRLVVAMFGGVIRVAGKLWTEGEEDSVVTLRDLTAFHLDYVGPTLAEKWDK